The proteins below are encoded in one region of Clostridium pasteurianum DSM 525 = ATCC 6013:
- a CDS encoding alpha/beta hydrolase, with protein MKGVIVKDKFKNRNLVIYIPPSYVKYKAKIPVVYVQDKESLFDYNKYNILEKLELMFKNKALKEFLLVGIESKKRIDEYTPWYSKSLVEKGEDFGGKGKEYLSFIVEELKIYIDGKYNTKKDKENTGIIGASLGGLISLYAAYIYPNIFGKIGAISPSLWYEGFIDFMIEQDLQVLNNKIYMDVGSEEGLTKKNIQKFMVKRVQEGCRILLSKGFVQGNLKLTLDNGAVHSKEAFVRRFPYALQWLFSIDTVYDL; from the coding sequence TTGAAGGGAGTAATAGTTAAAGATAAATTTAAAAATAGAAACTTAGTGATATATATTCCGCCATCTTACGTAAAGTATAAAGCTAAAATTCCTGTTGTATATGTTCAAGATAAAGAAAGTCTATTTGATTACAATAAATATAATATATTAGAAAAACTAGAGCTTATGTTTAAAAATAAAGCATTAAAAGAATTTTTATTAGTTGGCATAGAAAGTAAGAAGCGAATTGATGAATATACACCTTGGTATTCAAAATCACTAGTAGAAAAAGGTGAAGATTTTGGCGGTAAAGGTAAAGAATATTTATCTTTTATAGTGGAAGAATTAAAAATTTATATAGATGGTAAATATAACACTAAGAAGGATAAAGAAAATACTGGAATCATAGGTGCATCTTTAGGTGGTCTTATTTCATTATATGCTGCTTATATCTATCCTAACATTTTTGGTAAGATTGGTGCCATATCCCCTTCTTTATGGTATGAAGGATTTATTGACTTTATGATAGAACAAGACCTACAAGTTTTAAATAATAAAATATATATGGATGTAGGCAGCGAAGAAGGATTAACTAAAAAAAACATACAAAAATTTATGGTAAAAAGAGTTCAAGAAGGTTGTAGAATACTATTATCCAAAGGTTTTGTACAAGGAAATTTAAAATTAACCCTAGATAATGGAGCAGTTCATAGTAAAGAAGCCTTTGTCAGACGATTTCCCTATGCACTGCAGTGGCTGTTTTCAATAGATACTGTGTATGACCTCTGA
- a CDS encoding alpha-glucosidase: MKIKELRERGIRFLGYINPYIAVEGYLFKEASKKGYLAKNNKGQDYLVEFGEFYAGVVDFTIPEAYEWYKVVIKKEMIDFGLSGWMADFGEYLPTDVILNNGVSAEIMHNAWPAIWAKINREAVEEAGKLQDVTFFMRAGYTGSQKYCTMMWAGDQNVDWSLDDGLASVIPAALSLGMTGCGLHHSDIGGYTTLFEMKRTKELFMRWAEMAAFTPVMRTHEGNRPEDNWQFDSDDETLEHFAKMSRIYTTLKSYTKALVKENSEIGVPVQRPLFMHYEQDKRAYNIKYEYLYGRDILVAPVYEPGKSTWKVYLPEDEWIHIWTGNVYKGGDIEVDVPLGKPAIFYRKASEYVEIFKSLSEHV, encoded by the coding sequence GTGAAAATAAAGGAACTTAGAGAAAGAGGAATAAGATTTTTAGGTTATATAAATCCTTATATTGCTGTAGAAGGTTATTTATTTAAGGAAGCCAGTAAGAAAGGATATTTAGCTAAGAATAACAAGGGTCAAGATTATTTGGTGGAATTTGGAGAATTCTATGCAGGTGTAGTAGATTTCACCATACCTGAAGCCTATGAATGGTATAAGGTTGTAATCAAAAAAGAAATGATTGATTTTGGACTTTCCGGCTGGATGGCTGATTTTGGTGAATATCTGCCAACGGATGTTATTTTAAACAATGGAGTCAGTGCTGAAATAATGCATAATGCATGGCCTGCTATATGGGCAAAGATAAATAGAGAGGCAGTAGAAGAGGCAGGAAAGCTTCAGGATGTTACATTTTTCATGAGGGCAGGTTATACGGGAAGTCAAAAATACTGCACAATGATGTGGGCAGGAGATCAAAATGTAGATTGGAGCTTGGATGATGGATTAGCTTCTGTAATTCCAGCAGCATTATCCCTAGGAATGACAGGATGCGGACTTCATCACAGTGATATTGGAGGCTATACTACTCTATTTGAAATGAAAAGAACAAAGGAATTATTTATGAGATGGGCTGAAATGGCTGCATTCACTCCTGTAATGAGAACTCACGAAGGTAATAGACCAGAGGATAACTGGCAATTTGATTCAGATGATGAAACTCTAGAACATTTTGCAAAGATGAGCAGAATATACACCACTTTAAAATCATATACTAAAGCCTTAGTAAAGGAAAATTCAGAAATTGGAGTGCCTGTACAAAGACCTTTATTTATGCATTATGAACAGGATAAAAGAGCTTATAATATTAAATATGAATATTTGTATGGAAGAGATATATTAGTAGCACCGGTTTATGAGCCAGGTAAATCTACTTGGAAGGTATATCTTCCGGAAGATGAGTGGATACATATATGGACAGGTAATGTATACAAGGGGGGAGACATAGAGGTAGATGTACCTCTTGGCAAGCCAGCAATATTTTATAGAAAAGCTTCTGAATATGTGGAGATATTTAAATCCTTGTCAGAGCATGTTTAA
- a CDS encoding IS30 family transposase, with translation MSKFFTYEERLELQKHLKESLSFKEISRRLDKNPTTISREVRKNSSEVATGYPGFPYNTCKNRFNCRKKNICGNDCSRKSAAYCKLCAQCNARCDDFIEEICTARFRVPYVCNGCESLGKCTLLKNIYDAEHAHIKASEVISEARSGLCVSEDEIARLNAIISPLVKNGQSVHQIYVTHEDELMCSEKTIYNYIDACLFDVRNIDLPRKVKFRERYKKPEFKVDKGCRIGRNYEDFNVFLNKNPDISVVQMDSVIGTKGGKCILTIHFVESSLMLAFLRDANTSQSVIDIFNMLEKDLGEELFRKLFPIILTDNGSEFSNPKAIEYRPGPRFGLRTHVFYCDAGSPFQKGAIEVNHELIRRVLPKGTSFNSLTQEDISLMMNHINSYKRKKLNNRSPYETFSFYHGEEVLTKLRCAPVAASDIMLKPVLLKK, from the coding sequence ATGTCTAAATTTTTTACTTATGAAGAAAGACTTGAGTTACAGAAACATCTGAAAGAAAGTCTTTCATTTAAAGAAATCAGTCGCAGATTAGATAAGAATCCAACTACGATTTCCAGAGAAGTACGTAAAAACAGCTCTGAAGTTGCTACAGGTTATCCTGGTTTCCCTTATAATACTTGCAAGAACCGTTTTAACTGTAGAAAGAAGAATATCTGTGGCAATGACTGCTCTAGAAAATCGGCGGCCTACTGTAAGCTGTGTGCTCAGTGCAATGCAAGATGCGATGATTTCATAGAAGAAATATGTACTGCCAGATTTCGTGTCCCATATGTGTGTAATGGCTGTGAAAGCCTTGGCAAATGCACATTACTCAAAAATATTTATGATGCAGAACATGCCCATATCAAAGCTTCAGAAGTAATATCGGAAGCAAGAAGCGGTTTATGTGTTTCTGAAGATGAAATAGCAAGACTAAACGCTATTATTTCTCCACTGGTTAAAAACGGTCAATCTGTTCATCAAATATACGTTACGCATGAAGATGAACTTATGTGTAGTGAGAAAACTATTTACAACTATATAGACGCCTGCCTGTTTGATGTACGCAACATTGATCTTCCTCGCAAAGTTAAATTCCGCGAACGTTATAAAAAGCCGGAATTCAAGGTAGATAAAGGTTGTCGTATTGGACGTAATTACGAAGACTTCAATGTTTTTCTGAATAAGAATCCAGATATATCGGTGGTACAGATGGATTCTGTGATTGGAACCAAAGGTGGAAAATGTATTCTTACTATTCACTTTGTGGAAAGCAGCTTAATGCTGGCATTCCTGCGTGATGCAAATACCTCCCAATCCGTGATTGATATATTCAACATGCTTGAAAAAGATCTTGGTGAGGAACTTTTTCGAAAACTGTTTCCTATTATCCTAACAGATAACGGCAGCGAGTTTTCCAACCCAAAAGCAATCGAGTATCGTCCTGGACCACGGTTTGGTTTAAGAACCCATGTGTTTTACTGTGATGCGGGAAGTCCGTTTCAAAAAGGAGCGATTGAGGTAAACCATGAACTGATACGTAGGGTTCTTCCTAAAGGAACTAGTTTTAATAGCCTGACGCAAGAAGATATCAGTCTGATGATGAACCATATCAACTCATACAAAAGAAAAAAGCTGAACAACCGTAGCCCATACGAAACGTTCAGCTTTTATCACGGAGAAGAAGTTTTAACAAAACTTAGATGTGCACCAGTTGCAGCCAGTGACATCATGTTAAAGCCAGTTCTTCTCAAAAAATAA
- a CDS encoding type II toxin-antitoxin system Phd/YefM family antitoxin, with protein sequence MPNIKPVSDLRNYTEVLKEVTEDSPVYLTRNGRGEYSIIKFKELDKLKVIVRLLAKMEEEEKSAREKGWISADDAESALGL encoded by the coding sequence ATGCCAAATATTAAACCAGTTTCAGATTTAAGAAATTATACGGAAGTACTAAAAGAAGTAACAGAAGATAGTCCAGTTTATCTAACTAGAAACGGACGAGGAGAATATTCAATTATAAAATTTAAGGAATTAGATAAGTTAAAAGTCATAGTCAGATTATTAGCAAAGATGGAAGAAGAAGAAAAATCAGCACGAGAGAAAGGGTGGATTTCAGCAGATGATGCCGAATCTGCTTTGGGATTATAA